DNA sequence from the Blastomonas fulva genome:
CCGACGCTTTTGACCTCGACCGAAGGATAGCCCGCCAGATGCCCACGATACGGCTCGCCGATCCACAGATCGCGGGTCATCGCGACGCGGCCGTCGGCGATGATCGAGATGTCGTAGGTGGTGCCGCCGGTATCGGCGATGATCGCGTTGTCGAAGCCGCCCTCGCGCAAGGCGTAGTGACGCCCCGCCACAGGGGCCATCGACGGGCCGGAATTGATTGCGGAGATCGGTTGCGCAGCGACCTCGCGCGCGTCGACCATGCCGCCCGCGCTGGTGAGCACCATGACGCGCCCGGCAAACCCGGCTTCGGCCAGCCGCGCTTCGAGGCTGCCGAGATACGCGCCCATCAATGGCTTGAGCGAGGCATCGATCGCCGCAGACGACGCGCGGCGGAATTCGCGCAGCGTCGGGTTGACGCTGTGCGACAGGCTGAAGGGCGTGCCCGGAAAGCGCGCAGCGATCATTGCGCCGATGCGGTTTTCGTGCACCGGGTTAACCGTCGACCACAGCAGGGCGACCGCGATCGCCTCGACATCTGCCTGCGCGATCGCTTCGAGCACCTGTTCGGTCGCGGCCTCGTCGAGCGCGGTCAGCACCTTGCCGCCCGCCATGATCCGCTCGGGCACCTCGAAGGTGAGTGCGCGCGGCACGTATGGCTGCGGATAGGCGTGCGCGTGGTTGAACGGCTCGGCCCTGCCGCCCTCACGGAACAGCAGCATGTCGCGGTGCCCGGCCGTGACGATCAATGCGGTGCGCGCAGTGCGCCCCTGGATGATCGCGTTGATCGCATGCGTGGTGCCATGGATGAAGCTGTCGCCGCGCGCGAGCAGGTCGGCCAGCGTCAGCCCGCGTGCATCGGCCGCGACGCGCAGCGCGTCGAGCACGCCGGCCACCGGGTCCGACGGGGTGGTCGCCGCCTTGTGCAGCGTGATCGTACCATCGTCTTCCTCGACGACAAGGTCGGTGAACGTCCCGCCGGTATCGGTTGCAAAGCGCATCAGAAAGCCACCCTGTCCCCGCCCTTGGTGCCCAGGATCTCTCGCGCCTCCTCGGGGGTGGCGATCGGGATGTCGAGCGCATCGAGGATCTGGCGCACCTTGCGCACCTGCTGCGCGTTGCTGACGGCGAGCTCGCCCTTGCCGATGTACAGGCTGTCTTCCAGCCCGACGCGGACGCTGCCGCCGACCAGCGCACATTGCGCCAGAAACTTCATCTGCGGGCGGCCGACGGCAAAGCACGACATGATGTAATCATCGCCGAACAGCCGGTCAGCGGTCTGCTTCATCAGGAAGAAGTTCTCCAGTTCCGCGCCCAGCCCGCCCAGGATGCCGAAGATGCCCTGGATCAGGAACGGCGGCTTGATCAGGCCGAGGTCGGCAAAGTGCTTCACGCTGTAGAGATGGCCGATATCGTAGCATTCATACTCAAAGCGGGTGCCATGGCCCTCGCCCAGCTCGGTCATGATCCGTTCGATCAGCGCGAAATTGTGGTTGGCTGGGAAGCGCTTGGAGCCCAGCATAAGCTCGCGTTCCCACTCGTGCTTCCAGTCGAACTTGTCGGCGAGCGGCCAGAAGCCGAAGTTCATCGACCCCATGTTGAGCGAGGTCATCTCGGGGCTCGCGGCCAGCGGCCCGGCCATGCGGTCGTCCTCGCTGAACCCCGGGGCGCCGCCGGTGGTGATGTTGATGATCGCATCGGTCTGCTGTTTGATCCGCGGCAGGAACTGCATGTACAGCGCAGGATCGGGGGATGGCCTTCCGTCGATCGGATCGCGCGCGTGCAGGTGCAGCACCGCCGCCCCCGCCTCGACCGCCTCGATCGCCTGCTCGGCTATCTCGTCGGGCGTGACCGGCAGATAGGGTGACATGCTGGGCGTGTGGATCGATCCCGTGACTGCACAGGTGATGATCGCCTTACCGGTATGCTTCATCGATTGGCTCCAATTGTGTCTAGAAGGTTCAGGGCGGCGGCAGGTGCCGCGCGTGACTATTCGAGCGCGCGCATCGTCCGGCCAAAGGCCGTGCGACTGGCCATCGCCATCGTCGCGCCAAAGCTGGCAACGACGAGAACCATCGCGAGCAACGAGAGGTTGAGCTTGTCGGGATCGGCAAAGACGAAATCGGTGATCGCGCCGACCAAGGGAGGGCCCAGTCCGATGCCCACGAGCGTCACGATGGCGAGGAACACCGAGGTCACCACCCCGCGCATCGCGGGTGGAGTAAGCATCTGCACGCCTGCGAGCGAGGCGGGCGATCCCAATGTCAGCGAGAAATTGAGCAGGCCATAAGCGATGACCGAAGTGGCGATATCGCGGCTCAAGGCGAACACGAGCATGGCCGGGACCGCGCCGAGCAGGCCGATCGTGATGACAGGTGCGGCCGGAGACGGCGCACCGCTTCGCGCGAACCGGTCGGTCAGCCAGCCTCCGCTGAGATGACCCAGAGGCGCTGCTACCAGGATGACGCTGCCGACCAGCAGGCCCGCCTGCGACGGTGTCATGTCGAACAGCCGCACGTAGAAAGTCGCGCTCCACGCAGCGATGGTCTGGATCAGCAGCACGACCGCAACCGATGCGGCGACGTGCGGAATATAGGCGCTGCGATGGGCCCTGGCATGCGCGATCGCCGGACCAAAGCCTGGCTTGGCGAGCGGATCGGCGACCTGCACCCGCTTGGGTTCGCGCAAGGTCAGCGCAATGATCAGCGCCAGCGCCAGCCCGGGCAGCGCCATGAAGACGAACGTGCCCTGCCATGGCTGAAGCGTTCCCACCATCGGCAGGGTCAGCCCGCCCTGCGCCACCAGCAGCGCCAGCACCGCGCCACCGCCGATCATCGCGGCGCTCTTGCCGAGCGATGCTCCGGTGGTGAACAGCGAGACCGCGCGGCCAAGCTTTTCCTTGGGGAAATAGGTGGCAAGCAGCGACATCGCGGCAGGCACCAAAGCGGCTTCGCCAAAGCCCACCCCAAGCCGTGCGAGGAACAGTGAGCCGAAGCTGTCGGCCAGCCCGCACAAGGCGGTCGCGATGCTCCACAAAACGATGCCGATGACGATGAGATTGCGCCGGTTGACCTGATCGGCCATCCGCCCGAGCGGCACCGCGACGACGACGTAGAGGATCACGAAGCCGGTGCCCTGAAGCAATCCGAGTTCGGTGTCCGAGATGCCCAGATCGAGCTTCAATGGCTCCATCACCAGGCTGAGCACGAAGCGGTCGACGAACGACACCAGATGCGCCATCGCCAGCAGCCCGGCGACGTACCACGGGTACCATCCTCCTGTAACCGAAGATGGCTGCACCAGACGGGGCGATGCCGGATGCATCAGCCGATCGCCGCCGAAATGCCTTCGTCGGCGAGCCATGTCGCGCCGTGCACCGCACGCGCCTCGTTCGAGAGCAGGAACAGGATGACGCCAGCGATCGCATCGGCATCGCTGAACGCGACCCCGCTCGGTGTCATCGCCTGCATCGCGGCGATCGCCTCGGCGTTGTTGCGGACGTCCTCGTTCATCGGAGTCGCGGTGTTGCCTGGAGCGACCGCGTTGATCGCGATGTTCATCGGGGCGAGCTCTGCGGTCAGCGCGCGGGTCATCATCACCACCGCGGCCTTGCTCGCGCAATAGAGCGAGTGGCTGTTGATCCCGATCATTGCCGCGGTCGAGGCGCAGTTGACGATCCTGCCACCACCCCGGCGCTGCATCAGCGGGGTTGCCGCCGCGATGCTGTTCCACAAACCGGTGACATTGATGTCGATCATCCGCGCGGCATCACCGCCATCGGTGGCACCGACCGGGGTCGCGTAGAACACCCCTGCGGCATTGACGAGCAGGTCGAGCCCGCCAAGATCGGCTTCGACACTGGCCATCAGCGCAACCATCGCGGCAGCGTCGCGGACGTCGGCCTTGTAGGGTCGCGCGTTGCCGCCCGCGGCGACGATCGAACTTGCGACCGCGTGCGCCTTGTCCAGCGAAGAGCTCGCGAGAATTGCAACCTCGGCGCCTTCGGCGGCCAGCGCGCGCGCAACGCACTCGCCTATGCCCGAGCTGCCACCAGTGACCAGCGCCACCTTGCCATCGAAACGACCGGTCATGCGTACACCGCCGCGCTCAGCGCCGCGCAGCGCTCGCCGAGCCCGCCGCCGGCGCACATGAATGAGGGACTGTATCCGAACGATATCCGGTTTTCCGGGTCGGCAAAGCCGAGTGCGCCGCCTGCGCCGGGATGGCCGAAGCTACCGGGATTGCTGCCCATCGGCGACATGTTCGGCTCGTTGAGGAAGAAGCCGTGGCCATAGCGGAATACCCGGTCAGTCATCGCACAGGTACCGAACCAGGACTGGTTGCGCATCGCGTCGATCGTCGGCGGCGAAACCAGCCGGACACCATCCAGCGTGCCACCGCAGGCCAGCGCGGCGTAGACCTTCGCCACCGATCGGGCATTGCCGTGCCCGTTGCTCGACGGCATCACGCCTTCGCGATAGGCGGCATCGTTATAGGGATCGTCCGATGGCGGACGCTGCTTCCATGCCCGGCCCAGCTTGGTGGTGCGGTCACGCGTCTGGACGAAGGTGTGGCTGTCGGGATTGGGAATGATGTCGGCCACCCGCGTGTCGGGCGCACCGCGCGTGCCATAGCCGTAATCGACGCCAAACGGCTGGGCCACCTCCTCGTCGAAAAAGCGTTCGAGCCGGCGACCGTCGATTCGGCGGACCAGTTCGCCCAGCAGATATCCCGCGCTGAAGCTGTGATAGCCATGATCGGTGCCGGGCTCCCATTCGGGAACCTGCTGTTCATAGGCGTGGATCATCGCCTCCCAGTCGAGTCCTGCGCCATCGGGCGCGGAATCGGCGAACAACAGGCCCGCCTTGCCGGTGATCAGGGTGCGGACGGTGATCGCCGCCTTGCCGCCGCCGGCAAACTCGGGCCAGTAATGCGCCACCGGGCGATCCATATCGAGCACGCCGCGATCGGCGAGCATCCACAGGCACAAGGCCGCCATGCCCTTGCCCACCGACATCATGCAGACGATCGTGTCCTGCGCCCAGGGCCGGGTCTGCGCCTTGTCCGCCCAGCCGCCCCAGAGGTCGACACGCTGCACGCCATCACGAAACACCGCGACCGCTGCCCCGCGTTCGCCGCGTTCGCGAAAGTTCGCTTCGAACACCTCGCGCACTGCGGCGAATTCCGGGTCGCAATATCCCTGGATGGAGGCTGTCATCACTGCGGTCATGGTCGTTTCTTCGTGCTGGAGGTGTCGGTCGCCACGATGTCGGATCAATAGGCTACGCTGACCCGCAGCCCGTAGGTCCGCGGCTCTCCGACACGTCCTACGATGCCCGAGGCGAAGCTTGCGGTGCTGGTGACATATTCCTTGTCGGCCAGGTTGCGGCCGAACACCATCACGCGAAAGCCGCTGTCGCCAAAGTCATAGCCCAGGCTGGCGTTGATCAGACCATAAGGCGACTGCTGGTCGAGCCCGACATTGCCTGCCGTGAAGAACTGGCGGCCGCGGTGGCTGTATTCCGCGCGTCCGATGATCGAGCCGTTGCCGACGGGAAGATCGAGATCGACGAACGCCGAATAGGCCCATTTCGGCGCAAGGTTGAGCCGGTTGCCCGAAGCATCGAACACCACGTTGCCGGGTGCGAGCGCGGTGGTGTAGTTCTTGTACACGGCATCGAGATACGCAAGGTTAGCGCCGATCTGGATGCCCCGCACCGGCCGAATCAGCGATTCGATCTCGACCCCGTCGACGGTCGCATCGGACGCATTGGTGATATCGATCACCCCCGGCGTCAGAAACGCCTGCACCTGAAGGTTGGTGTAGTCATAGTGGAACACGGTGCCGTTGAGGCGCCACAGCCGGTCAAACAGCTCGAGCTTCACGCCCGCTTCATAGCTCCACAGCGTTTCGGGATCGAAGCCCTGGTTGACGTTGCGGCTGGCGAAATTGAATCCGCCGGACTTGAACCCCTTGGTCGCCGAAGCATAGAGCAGCACGTCATCCATCGGCCGGAACTCGATGCCGATCTTGGGGGTCCAGGCCGAATACACGTCGCGCAGCTGATAGGTTTCGGGAAAGCCCGGGCGGAACCCGCCGGTGGTCACGAAGAACTGGCTGGCGGTCTGGTCGAAGCGCTTGCGCTCGCGGGTATAGCGCGCGCCTGCGGTGAGGCTGAGCCGGTCGGTCAGCGCGTAGCTGGCCTGCACAAAGCCTGCGAGGGCTGCAGTTTCGATGACGGGCGCGAAATTGGCCCGTACGTTTGCGGCGAAGGTGGTGACCGACGAGTTCACCTGGATGTTCTCGTCGAAATAATAGACGCCCAGGATATACGACAGGTCGCCCAGCGTGCCCGACAGGTTCAGCTCCTGCGAAAACTGGCGCTGGCCTTCGAACTGGTCGGTGCGCCGCACGTTAAGCGCGGTTCCGTCGGTATCGCCGACCTGCTGCAGGCGGTTGGTGCGATATCCGGTCAGCGAGCGAAGCGTTGCACCGCCCAGATCGTAACTGAGGTCTCCCGAGACGCCCCATTGGGTGCGGTCGGACCCCGAGCGGATGTTGAGCGCGACGGTGCGGAAATCGCCGAGCACGCTGTTGGCAACCGGATCATTGGTTGGCTGGAGCATCTTGACATAGCCGCCGAGCGCATCGTCCGAATGGAGGTAATCGGCCCGCAGCACGAGGTCGAGACGGCTGTCGGGGGTGAAGCGCAACTGCACCCGGCCACCCACGGTATCCTCATCGTCGATATCGCCGACCCCTGCGACCGCATTGTCCAGAAATCCGTCACGCTTCGAGCGCAGCACCGAGAACGACGCTGCGATCTTGCCCGGGACCACCGGTCCGCTGACATAGCCTTCGGCGCGCATGAAATCGTAATTGCCATAAGTGAGCTGCGCACGGGCGCGCATCACATCGTCGGGCTTGCGGCTGATGACGTTGATCGTGCCGCCGACCGAGTTGCGACCGTACAGCGTGCCCTGCGGACCGCGCAGAACCTCGATACGCTCGACGTCGAGGAAGTTGCTCAGATAGCTGCCGGGCCGCGCCAGGTAGATGCCGTCGACATGCATCGTCGACGATGGGTCGGATCCGCCAAACACGTTGTTCGAACCGACGCCGCGGATATAGACCTGCGAGAAGGTGGCGTTCTGGGTGACCTGAAGCCCCGGCGCCAGCGACACCAGGTCGCGGATGTCCTTGATCCCGGCGCGGTCGAGCGTTTCGGCGCTGACCGCGGTCACCGCCAGCGGGGTATCCTGCAGCCGGGTTTCGCCGGTGCGGGTCGCGGTGACGATGATCTCGTCGTCATAGCCCGATGGAGCAGCTTCCGGCGCGGGATCGGCGCTGGCGGCTTGCTGGGCGAACGCAGCGGGCGATGCGATGGTGATCGCGATTGCGATTGCAGATGCTCCCCGCATCGATGCGAATTGGCTGACCATGATCGTCCCCTTTTGCTGTCCCAGGGCTGCAGCACGTTTGCCTCGCCGTGACGCAATGTAGACACAGGCCAATTTGATAATCAAGCCAATCGTCGACGATTTGTCATTTTTAATTCATTTCTCTGTCAAAACAGCCAATTATTGTCGACGATCCTGCCATCATTCTGATGCTGGCGGCGTGAGCAGCCTGACGCACCAATCGACATGATGCAGGATCACGGCCTCGGCGCTGCGCGAGTCGCTCTCCAGCAGGGCGTCGGTAAGTCGCTGATAATTTGTGACATATTGCGGCGCATGCCGATCGAGATCGATCGCCGCGACCAGTAGCCGGTTCCAGTATTCGATCTGCATCATCCGCATCACGAAATCGACATAGGGTTTCTGGGCGATCGCATTGGCGACATAATGGAAGTTGTTCAGCGCCTGAAAGAAGGCCACGCCCTCGCCCGGATTGGCCGCAGCCTCGCGGATCGCCGCCATCGCCGTACGGATCAGCGCCGGGTTGTCGCCATCCTGCGCCCGGCCGGCGGCAGCCTTGAGCCCCAGAGCGGCGATCGGTGCGAGAACCTCGTACATTTCGGCAAGATCGTGCTGCTCCATCGGCCGCAGCACCGCGCCGCGATCGGGCAGCAATTCGACCAGCCCCTGGCCGGCGAGCACCGCCAACGCCTCGCGCACCGGCGCGCGGCTCAGATCGAGCTGCTGCGCCACCTCAGCAGCGATGATCCGGCTGCCCGGCGCCAGCTCTCCTCGGTCCATCGCGGCCATTAGCGTCTGATAGACGCGCTCGACGAGAGACATCTTCAGCTCACCCCCTGCAGTGACCTTGGATGCGCCGAACGGCCTTACGGGCACTTTCGGTTCGGTCGCGCGCGATGTCTTCGACACTGCCTTGCGCCTTGCAGGCGACTTGGCCTTCGGATCCTCTGCTTTGCTCTTGCTCACTGGCTGTCCCTGTAGATTGTCGACGATCTCTCCTCGTAACCCAGCTAGGGCGCAACCGCCAGCACCCGTCGACCATAGCTATTTTTACGGTATCGTCGACGATAAAGCCTTTTATAGCCAAATATACGGCTATTGTGACTTTTATCGTCGACGATACCGGCTGGATCGGTTGACACAAACCGCCTTTCGCGCCTAGCCTGTCATCTCAGTTGGCGCTCCGCCAGCCGGACAATGCCATTTACGTGACAGGAGCCAGCAGGCCTATGACCGAGAACACTCTCACCGGATCGCTGGCGGTGGCGTTCGACCAGGCCGCCGATCGGGTTCTCATCGCGCAGGGCGACCGCACGCTTACCGGAGCGCAACTGCGCCAAGCCATGGACGCCATCGCTGGGCGGCTGATGAGCCTCGGCGTCGCACCGGGCGACCGGGTGGCGGTGCAGGCCCCAAAGTCGATCGATCTCGTGCTGCTCTATCTGGGTTGCCTGCGCCTCGGCGCGGTCTATCTTCCGCTCAACGATGCCTATCGGCCCGATGAAATCGGATATTTTCTGGCCGACGCCGAGCCGGCGCTGTTCATTTGCGCACCCGACGCCGCAGACGGGCTCCACCAATCGGGCTGCCTGCCCGGAACGGTCACCCTTCGCACCTTGGGCGCGGATGGCGCAGGCACCTGGCAGGCGGTCGAGCCATCGCAGGCCGGGCTGCCGCCTCTCCCCGCCTCGCCCGACGACCTTGCCGCCATCGTCTACACTTCGGGCACCACAGGCCGCTCGAAGGGCGCGATGATCAGCCAGGGCAATCTGCTCGCCAACGCCCGCGATCTGGCTGCGGTGTGGGGCATCACCGCTGACGACACGCTGCTGCACGCGCTGCCGCTCTACCATATCCACGGGCTGTTCGTGGCATTGCACCCCTTGCTCCTGGCGGGAGCGCGGATCGACCTGATGCCCAGCTTCGATCCTGACGCGGTGCTCGCCCGGCTGGCGACGACCACGGTGTTCATGGGCGTACCCACTTATTACACCCGGCTGCTCGCCACCCAGGGTCTCGACCGCGATACCGCACGCCATGTCCGGCTGTTCGTCAGCGGATCGGCGCCGCTGACCCCCGCCACCTTCCAGGCGTTTGCCGAGCGCACCGGTCGCAGCATTCTCGAGCGCTATGGCATGACCGAATGCGGCATCATCTGCTCCAACCCGCTCGACGGGCCGCGGATCGCCGGTGCCGTCGGGCATCCC
Encoded proteins:
- a CDS encoding 3-keto-5-aminohexanoate cleavage protein, which encodes MKHTGKAIITCAVTGSIHTPSMSPYLPVTPDEIAEQAIEAVEAGAAVLHLHARDPIDGRPSPDPALYMQFLPRIKQQTDAIINITTGGAPGFSEDDRMAGPLAASPEMTSLNMGSMNFGFWPLADKFDWKHEWERELMLGSKRFPANHNFALIERIMTELGEGHGTRFEYECYDIGHLYSVKHFADLGLIKPPFLIQGIFGILGGLGAELENFFLMKQTADRLFGDDYIMSCFAVGRPQMKFLAQCALVGGSVRVGLEDSLYIGKGELAVSNAQQVRKVRQILDALDIPIATPEEAREILGTKGGDRVAF
- a CDS encoding MFS transporter, yielding MARRRRHFGGDRLMHPASPRLVQPSSVTGGWYPWYVAGLLAMAHLVSFVDRFVLSLVMEPLKLDLGISDTELGLLQGTGFVILYVVVAVPLGRMADQVNRRNLIVIGIVLWSIATALCGLADSFGSLFLARLGVGFGEAALVPAAMSLLATYFPKEKLGRAVSLFTTGASLGKSAAMIGGGAVLALLVAQGGLTLPMVGTLQPWQGTFVFMALPGLALALIIALTLREPKRVQVADPLAKPGFGPAIAHARAHRSAYIPHVAASVAVVLLIQTIAAWSATFYVRLFDMTPSQAGLLVGSVILVAAPLGHLSGGWLTDRFARSGAPSPAAPVITIGLLGAVPAMLVFALSRDIATSVIAYGLLNFSLTLGSPASLAGVQMLTPPAMRGVVTSVFLAIVTLVGIGLGPPLVGAITDFVFADPDKLNLSLLAMVLVVASFGATMAMASRTAFGRTMRALE
- a CDS encoding SDR family NAD(P)-dependent oxidoreductase, which gives rise to MTGRFDGKVALVTGGSSGIGECVARALAAEGAEVAILASSSLDKAHAVASSIVAAGGNARPYKADVRDAAAMVALMASVEADLGGLDLLVNAAGVFYATPVGATDGGDAARMIDINVTGLWNSIAAATPLMQRRGGGRIVNCASTAAMIGINSHSLYCASKAAVVMMTRALTAELAPMNIAINAVAPGNTATPMNEDVRNNAEAIAAMQAMTPSGVAFSDADAIAGVILFLLSNEARAVHGATWLADEGISAAIG
- a CDS encoding serine hydrolase domain-containing protein, producing MTAVMTASIQGYCDPEFAAVREVFEANFRERGERGAAVAVFRDGVQRVDLWGGWADKAQTRPWAQDTIVCMMSVGKGMAALCLWMLADRGVLDMDRPVAHYWPEFAGGGKAAITVRTLITGKAGLLFADSAPDGAGLDWEAMIHAYEQQVPEWEPGTDHGYHSFSAGYLLGELVRRIDGRRLERFFDEEVAQPFGVDYGYGTRGAPDTRVADIIPNPDSHTFVQTRDRTTKLGRAWKQRPPSDDPYNDAAYREGVMPSSNGHGNARSVAKVYAALACGGTLDGVRLVSPPTIDAMRNQSWFGTCAMTDRVFRYGHGFFLNEPNMSPMGSNPGSFGHPGAGGALGFADPENRISFGYSPSFMCAGGGLGERCAALSAAVYA
- a CDS encoding TonB-dependent receptor, encoding MVSQFASMRGASAIAIAITIASPAAFAQQAASADPAPEAAPSGYDDEIIVTATRTGETRLQDTPLAVTAVSAETLDRAGIKDIRDLVSLAPGLQVTQNATFSQVYIRGVGSNNVFGGSDPSSTMHVDGIYLARPGSYLSNFLDVERIEVLRGPQGTLYGRNSVGGTINVISRKPDDVMRARAQLTYGNYDFMRAEGYVSGPVVPGKIAASFSVLRSKRDGFLDNAVAGVGDIDDEDTVGGRVQLRFTPDSRLDLVLRADYLHSDDALGGYVKMLQPTNDPVANSVLGDFRTVALNIRSGSDRTQWGVSGDLSYDLGGATLRSLTGYRTNRLQQVGDTDGTALNVRRTDQFEGQRQFSQELNLSGTLGDLSYILGVYYFDENIQVNSSVTTFAANVRANFAPVIETAALAGFVQASYALTDRLSLTAGARYTRERKRFDQTASQFFVTTGGFRPGFPETYQLRDVYSAWTPKIGIEFRPMDDVLLYASATKGFKSGGFNFASRNVNQGFDPETLWSYEAGVKLELFDRLWRLNGTVFHYDYTNLQVQAFLTPGVIDITNASDATVDGVEIESLIRPVRGIQIGANLAYLDAVYKNYTTALAPGNVVFDASGNRLNLAPKWAYSAFVDLDLPVGNGSIIGRAEYSHRGRQFFTAGNVGLDQQSPYGLINASLGYDFGDSGFRVMVFGRNLADKEYVTSTASFASGIVGRVGEPRTYGLRVSVAY
- a CDS encoding GntR family transcriptional regulator, whose translation is MSKSKAEDPKAKSPARRKAVSKTSRATEPKVPVRPFGASKVTAGGELKMSLVERVYQTLMAAMDRGELAPGSRIIAAEVAQQLDLSRAPVREALAVLAGQGLVELLPDRGAVLRPMEQHDLAEMYEVLAPIAALGLKAAAGRAQDGDNPALIRTAMAAIREAAANPGEGVAFFQALNNFHYVANAIAQKPYVDFVMRMMQIEYWNRLLVAAIDLDRHAPQYVTNYQRLTDALLESDSRSAEAVILHHVDWCVRLLTPPASE
- a CDS encoding AMP-binding protein yields the protein MTENTLTGSLAVAFDQAADRVLIAQGDRTLTGAQLRQAMDAIAGRLMSLGVAPGDRVAVQAPKSIDLVLLYLGCLRLGAVYLPLNDAYRPDEIGYFLADAEPALFICAPDAADGLHQSGCLPGTVTLRTLGADGAGTWQAVEPSQAGLPPLPASPDDLAAIVYTSGTTGRSKGAMISQGNLLANARDLAAVWGITADDTLLHALPLYHIHGLFVALHPLLLAGARIDLMPSFDPDAVLARLATTTVFMGVPTYYTRLLATQGLDRDTARHVRLFVSGSAPLTPATFQAFAERTGRSILERYGMTECGIICSNPLDGPRIAGAVGHPLPGYHVRIADNAETGVLEVKGASLFSGYWQMPEKTREEFRDDGYFSTGDIATIDVGGVVRIVGRDKDMIISGGLNIYPVEIETLIERMDEIAEVAVIGVPHADFGEAVVAVACLKTGISIEPELIVERLRPQLAGFKLPKGIEFVPALPRNAMGKVQKAELRRLHADRFSACG